In Posidoniimonas polymericola, the sequence GGCACAGCGACGCCGCCGAACAGCGCCAGCTTCTGAATCGCTAAGCTGCGGTTGCGCACGCCGAGCACCAGCAGCACTGCCGCGGTCGCCGCGGCGATTGGGCAGAGCAGCAGCGGCAAGAATGCGGAGTCGGCGCCCTTCGCCGGCGAGAACGAGACGCACAGCATCCACGTCCGCATCGCGGACGCCACGATCAGCAGCACAAACGGCGACCAGGGGTAGAACGGCCACCGCCAGTTGGAGCCCGCCGGGTGCAACGCCTCGCGTCCGCGCAGCGCCGCCGGCGCCAGGCAGAGGGTCGCCACGCCGGCGGCCACGCAGTAGGACAGCACGCCGCGGACCATGTCGTCGCTCCGCCCGTCGAGCGAGAAGTAGCCGAGCAGCGGGGGGAACGCGAACAGCACGGCAAGCTGCAAATAGAGCGGCGCCCGGAACGCGGCCGGCAGCTTGAGGTTGAGCGACCGCAGCACCGCCTCGCTGACGACCACCGAAAAGGCGAGCCCGAACCCCAGGCAGGCCGCCCCTGCCGGCCACTGGTTCAGGCACAGCGAGTCGAACACGGTCGACAGCGCGGTGAACATCAGCAGCAGAACCAGCAGCACGGTGCGGGCGTCTTCCCAGAGCTGACCCAGCCGGATCACCATGATCCCCACCAACGCCACCGCCAGTGAGTAGCCGCACAGCAGCAGGGTGAGCCAAGCGGCGTCGGTCGCGGTGTCGCGTCCCTGAAAGCCAAGGTTCAGGCCCCACAGCACCAGGACCGCGCTGAAGAGATACGCCGGGTTGCTCGGGTAGACCCGGCGCACCCAGAGAGATGAGTTCATCGACATACAGGGTTCCTCCTAACCGCTGGCCCGCGATTGAGATGAGAAAACGCGGAGATAAGACGAAGCGAATTTCGCTGGCCGCCGCCGGCAGTATTCCCGAGCGGCGGGGAGGGGTTTTTGCTCGTTGAACGAGCCCAGACGTCGATAGCGGAGTTTCATTCTTTGCGGCAGGCCGTTGCGTGGTTAGGCTCTGAGAAGCGACTAGTCACCGCCCGGCCGTGTTTTGTACGTCGTCCGGCTCGGTCCCTTGCGTGCGTCGAGTCTTTCCGATCGGCCTGTCTCTCATCTTGCTTGGAGGAACGTGATGTCTGTGCAAAAGCGAGTTGCGGTGTTGCTGGTCGGTGTGCTGGCGGTGTCCCCGTGGAACGCCGCGGCGCGGGCCGCGGACGACGTCCCGCGCGAGGAGCCTCCCGCCCCGCAGGAGGAGGTCCGTGTGTTTCGGCTCCAAGAAACCACTCCGTCGATCGTGAAGGTCCCCCTCGACAGCCTCTTCGAGGGCCACGCTCTCCGGCTGGCTGTGCATGAGCCCAGCAACCAGCTCGTGGCCGTTGGCTCACCACAGACGCTCGACCAGATAGCCGAGATCATCGAGTCGCTAGACCGGGAGCCGACCAGCCGGACTGCGACGCCGCAGTACCGCGTCGACGTCACGGTCTGGCAGGTCGATGATGAATCAGGTCGGCTCGACGCTCTGGTTAAGGAGAAAGCAGGCGGCCGGCTTCCGCTCAACCTCCCGCGCGACGAGTGCCAAGAGCTGGTCGCGTCGCTGGCCGAGGCAGGACTCGTGTCCCAGCCCGCCCGTCTGCAGTGCGGGCTGCTGGCAGAGCAGGAAGTCCAGATGAACGCGGGATCACGGTGTCCGGTCGAACAAAGCAGGGCCGTTAGTCGGGAGGGTGTGGTCACCAAGAACTTTACCTACGAATCGGTCGGCGCCGCGGTGCGGCTCCGCGTGCGGCGGGTCACCGGCGGCGCTGTTGCTGAACTCTTTGTGGAAGACTCTCGCATTTCGCCGACAGACACCGGCAGCTCTCCCGACGAGGACGCAGAGTCCGTCCCCAGGTACGTTGTGCCGCCGACCGTCACCATGTGCACGCTGCAGACGTCGCTTTGGCTCCCCGACGGCGAGGCGTCGCTGTACAGCACGGGCGGCGGGCCCGATGGGCTGCGGCTGCTGTATGTCGTGGACGTCACGCGGGAATAGCCGGCGCCGCATTGCCCGCGCAGCGGATTCCGCTTACAACGGCGGGCATGCAATACCGACGCTTTGGACGCACCGAACTGCAGATGCCCGTGATTAGTTGCGGGGGGATGCGCTATCAGCAGACCTGGGACGACGCGCTGCTGGACGTCGTGGAGGACGAGAACCAGCGGAACCTCGAGGCCACGATCCGCCGCGCGGTCGAGCTCGGCGTCAGCCACATCGAGACCGCACGCGGTTACGGCACCAGCGAGCGGCAGCTCGGGCTCGTGCTGCCGAAGCTGCCGCGGGACGAGATCATCGTCCAGACGAAGATCGCCCCGAATGCCGATCCTGAGGTGTTCCGCCAGCAGTGCCTGGAGTCGCTCGAGCGGCTCAACCTCGAATACGTCGACCTGCTCGGCCTGCACGGCATTAACAACTACGAGCTGCATTGGCAGTCGGTCCGGCCGGGCGGCTGCCTGGAGGTCGCCCGCGAGCTGCAGGCCGAGGGCAAGGTGCGCCACGTCGGGTTCTCGACGCACGGCCTGACGCACCAGATCCTCGACACCATCAACACCGACGCGCACGGAGGCTTCGACTACGTCAACCTGCACTGGTACTACATAAGCCAGTGGAACTGGCCCGCGGTCGAGGCCGCTGCGGCCCGTGACATGGGCGTGTTCGTCATCTCGCCGAACGACAAGGGCGGCCTCCTCTACAAGCCGTCGGACAAGCTGGTCGAGCTGTGCGGTCCGCTGCACCCGATCGTGTTCAACACGCTGTTCTGTCTCCGCCGGCCGGAGGTGCACACGCTGAGCCTCGGCGCGTCGAAGCCGAGCGACTTCGACCTGCAGATGGCGGCCCTCGAGATGACCGACCGGGCCGATGAGCTCGTCGCGCCGATCGTCGAGCGGCTCGAGCAGGCCCTCGAGGCCGCGACCGGGATGGATCCGCAGGAGGTCCTCACCGCCAACTTCGGCGCCGGCCTGCCGCTGTGGGACCAGGACTCGCCCGGCTACATGAACGCCCCGATGGTGCTGTGGCTGCGGGCCCTGGCGGTCGCCTACGACATGGTCGAGTACGGCAAGATGCGCTACAACCTGCTCGGCCGCGGGGGGCACTGGTTCCCCGGCCTGTCGGCGGGGCACATCGACTCGCTGGACGACGAGCAGCTTGCCAAGGCGTTCAAGAAATCGCCCCACGCCGACGATGTTGTCGGCTGGCTGCGTGAGGCCGACGAGCTCCTGGGCGGCGAGGCGGTGAAGCGATTGAGTCAAGAATAGCGGTTGGGCAGGCTGCGGCCGGCGTTCCGCACGGCCGCCCCGGACGCTAGCTGCCGCGATTGCTTGAGCGGTCTGCTGGGCGGGATTAGACTGACCGCTCTGGCAGATTTCCTCGGACCCGCTCGGACCCGCCTGCGCCGCCAAGGCGATCGATACCACCATGAGCCAGCCGCCCGCCGAAGCCGTCGTCCAGGTGCCGATCTACTCGAAGCTCGATCGGCCGATTGCCGAGCTGACTTTCCTGCAGCAGTCGCTGCTGTTCGCCGAGCTGTCGCGGCTGTCGTACTTCACACGCGGCGAGGCGGGCCGCCTGGCCAACGACATCGGGCTCCCCGAGACCCGCTACTACGACCGCGACGGCGCCCAGGCGTACGTCTTCGGCAGCGAGCACGACTGCGTGGTGACCTGCCGCGGCACCGAGCCGCACGAGTGGAACGACATCCGCGCCGACCTCGACGCCGTGACCGACGTCGCGGAGACCGTCGGCCGCGTGCACCGCGGCTTCAAACGCGAGGTCGACGACCTCTGGCCGCGGCTCGAGAAGGCGCTGCAGAGCAACGAGCGGACGCTCTGGTTCACCGGCCACTCGCTCGGCGGCGCGATGACCGCCATCTGCGCCGGCCGCTGCAAGATCTCGCACATCCCGTCCGACCCGGCCGGGCTGTTCACGTTCGGCTCGCCCCGGGTCGGCAACCACCGCTACGTGAACCACGTCAAGCTGAACTACTACCGCTGGGTCAACAACAACGACATCGTCCCCCGCGTGCCGCCCCGCTGGCTCGGCTACCGCCACGCCGGAACCGAGGTGTACCTCAACCGCAACGGAAAAATCAGCACCGTCGACGGGCTGATGCGGGCCCGCGACCGCTTCTGGGGCTTCGTGCGTTCGCTCCGCCGCTGCCGCATCGACCAGTTCACCGACCACAACATGGGGGAGTACATCGAGGCGATCCGCCACGTCGTCGACGCCGAGTCCAACGCCGACGACGACCTCCAGAGCACGGTCGAGCCCCGCCGCACGATGGCCCGCGCGACCGAGCCGAAGAAGGCGGTGCGGTCGGCGTAGGCCGTGTGACACCTCAGCTGGTGCGTCCTTAAGGCGCCCGGCTTGCCCTTTAGCTTGCGAGAACGCCGGGCGACGCTCGTGCTTAGCCGCCTGGCGCCGTCGCGTCTATGCGCTCGGCCAAGCCAATAGAACTGATTGATGCACCTGACTGCCAACCGAAAAGTCATCGAGCAGAAGACTCGATCGGAAGCCCTGTTTCGCGAGTCAAGCGACGCTGGTATGTGGCTGGGTCTCTGCGTGTTGCTGGTCCTCCTTGCCTTCTATGCCGAGTCCTCGGTTGCTCGTGGGCCTGAGGGATTGCACGTTGTTATCGGGGGATTGGTCTCGTGGGGAGGACTCGTAGGCGTCTCTGCATTGCTGGTTGCTCATTTCCGGAAAGCGCGAGCCTACTCAGGGTTAGCGCGCAAGGGGGGCAGCGCAAACGTGTTCGTGGAACTGAGCGATTCCGACCTCACCTACGGATTGCAGAACGCGTGGAGCAAGAAGATTGTCTGGGAGTTGGTGAGCCGCGTCGACTTCTCGCGAGACTCCCTCGTGTGCCACTGCCCATTCAGCGTGGTCCATGTTTCCTTGAGCGGGTTCAGCGCGAGCGAGATTCAGGAACTCGGCGACTTCTTGGAATCAACAAGAGGGCAGCTTACGAGACGACGGAGTTTTGGCTTGCCTGATTCCCACGCGTCCCAGTCTTATGGAATGGTCAAGCCAAATGAGCAGGCGATGTAGGTCGATAGCTTAGAGCCAATGCCTGGCCCCGCGGGGTGGCACGTCCCTGAAAGGGCGTGGCGACGCCGGTGGTGATTCACCACGCCCTTGTCAGGGACGTGCCACCTGCGTACTGAGTAGTGGCGGTACTCGTCGGCGCGGCAGGTGGCACTGTCCAGCTTGCTGGCAGTGCGTGTTGGGTCTGCCGAACCGGGGGCCAACGCCCCGCTGCTGATGGGCCGGTCGCGGTGGTTGACCATCGTGCTCTAATCGGGGGCGACGCTCGCTCTTTTTTCTTGACAACTACTGGTCGACCCGTAATACTGCGTTCGCAATTACTGGTGGGCCAGTAATTCTGGATGGCACCCTTACCCCGACCGCGAGCCACGCCATGGCAGACAGCGTCCCGGACCCCTCGCAGCCCTCTCAACGCGAGCTCGAAGCGCTCAAGGTCCTGTGGGACCGCGGCGAGTCGACCGTCCGTGATATCGCGGACGAGATGACCCGCCACGGGCAGGATCTGGCTTACACCACCGTGCTCAGCCTGCTGCAGGTGATGG encodes:
- a CDS encoding lipase family protein, whose product is MSQPPAEAVVQVPIYSKLDRPIAELTFLQQSLLFAELSRLSYFTRGEAGRLANDIGLPETRYYDRDGAQAYVFGSEHDCVVTCRGTEPHEWNDIRADLDAVTDVAETVGRVHRGFKREVDDLWPRLEKALQSNERTLWFTGHSLGGAMTAICAGRCKISHIPSDPAGLFTFGSPRVGNHRYVNHVKLNYYRWVNNNDIVPRVPPRWLGYRHAGTEVYLNRNGKISTVDGLMRARDRFWGFVRSLRRCRIDQFTDHNMGEYIEAIRHVVDAESNADDDLQSTVEPRRTMARATEPKKAVRSA
- a CDS encoding aldo/keto reductase, with the translated sequence MPVISCGGMRYQQTWDDALLDVVEDENQRNLEATIRRAVELGVSHIETARGYGTSERQLGLVLPKLPRDEIIVQTKIAPNADPEVFRQQCLESLERLNLEYVDLLGLHGINNYELHWQSVRPGGCLEVARELQAEGKVRHVGFSTHGLTHQILDTINTDAHGGFDYVNLHWYYISQWNWPAVEAAAARDMGVFVISPNDKGGLLYKPSDKLVELCGPLHPIVFNTLFCLRRPEVHTLSLGASKPSDFDLQMAALEMTDRADELVAPIVERLEQALEAATGMDPQEVLTANFGAGLPLWDQDSPGYMNAPMVLWLRALAVAYDMVEYGKMRYNLLGRGGHWFPGLSAGHIDSLDDEQLAKAFKKSPHADDVVGWLREADELLGGEAVKRLSQE
- a CDS encoding secretin N-terminal domain-containing protein, which codes for MSVQKRVAVLLVGVLAVSPWNAAARAADDVPREEPPAPQEEVRVFRLQETTPSIVKVPLDSLFEGHALRLAVHEPSNQLVAVGSPQTLDQIAEIIESLDREPTSRTATPQYRVDVTVWQVDDESGRLDALVKEKAGGRLPLNLPRDECQELVASLAEAGLVSQPARLQCGLLAEQEVQMNAGSRCPVEQSRAVSREGVVTKNFTYESVGAAVRLRVRRVTGGAVAELFVEDSRISPTDTGSSPDEDAESVPRYVVPPTVTMCTLQTSLWLPDGEASLYSTGGGPDGLRLLYVVDVTRE